From Glycine max cultivar Williams 82 chromosome 11, Glycine_max_v4.0, whole genome shotgun sequence, the proteins below share one genomic window:
- the LOC102660191 gene encoding uncharacterized protein, with translation MKKLSSTSSSHASPSSSSTTSLDPTMCTSKSATSGCLTAILRKILCSDGLPRDQIRELDSSNAMLSDKDQNFKAKQNSETDTASTATTTAATVTTTTTTTPGIVARLMGLESIEIPFGPKPSSLSRSRSMNSVEYLGAYNGMEEVLHKRVKSTLSFREAPTFLLHESEKFLELSFEGGGGKSREFRSNRRKREPVCAELKQNVRSERGELRENKREKVCDEKVLIEKGKLGKKRVSHVSSGSVGSGGKLQEITNTLHHSKASSEKKCFDDSEAGKLSQNMKGKEVAVGEKQKRRRKKKKTICQKKNKIEVETKSEDSSPVSVLDFEREACATVGLSSRRKLSPKLDNDQHLPVQSDGNLMIDESKVEAIDNNKDEGSKKKEKNDQEYIDIWGEVCRIVEDELAESNKIHIWTNKQGDLGSISADFEAEIFDNLLNELVDQLAGIH, from the exons ATGAAGAAGCTCtcatcaacttcttcttctcatgCATCCCCTTCATCTTCATCCACCACAAGTTTGGACCCAACTATGTGCACCTCCAAAAGCGCAACTTCAGGGTGTCTCACTGCTATCTTGCGCAAAATTCTTTGCTCTGATGGCCTTCCAAGGGACCAAATTAGAGAACTTGATTCATCAAATGCAATGTTGAGTGACAAAGATCAAAACTTCAAGGCTAAACAGAATTCGGAGACCGATACTGCTTCTACTGCTACTACCACTGCTGCTACcgttactactactactactactactcctGGTATAGTGGCAAGATTAATGGGTTTGGAATCAATTGAGATACCCTTTGGACCAAAACCAAGTTCACTTTCGCGCAGCAGATCCATGAATTCTGTGGAATATTTGGGAGCATACAATGGAATGGAGGAGGTTCTGCATAAGAGGGTTAAGTCCACATTGTCTTTTAGGGAGGCTCCAACTTTTCTTCTACATGAAAGTGAGAAGtttttggagctgagtttcgaAGGTGGAGGTGGTAAGAGTAGAGAATTCAGATCCAACAGGAGAAAGAGGGAGCCTGTTTGTGCAGAATTGAAGCAGAACGTGCGATCAGAGAGAGGTGAATTGAGggaaaacaagagagaaaaagtgTGTGATGAGAAGGTTTTGATTGAGAAGGGGAAACTTGGAAAGAAAAGGGTCTCTCATGTGTCTAGTGGGAGTGTTGGAAGTGGTGGTAAGCTTCAAGAAATCACCAACACTTTGcatcattccaaggcttcatctgAAAAGAAGTGTTTTGATGATTCTGAAGCAGGGAAATTGTCACAGAACATGAAGGGCAAGGAAGTTGCAGTTGGTGAAAAgcagaagaggaggaggaaaaagaagaaaacaatttgtcagaaaaaaaacaagatagAAGTTGAAACCAAATCAGAAGATTCAAGCCCAGTTTCTGTCCTTGATTTTGAGCGTGAAGCTTGTGCAACAG TTGGTTTgagttcaagaagaaaattatcACCAAAGCTTGACAATGATCAGCACCTTCCTGTGCAATCTGATGGTAACTTGATGATTGATGAGAGTAAGGTTGAGGCAATTGACAACAACAAAGATGAAGGGtcaaagaaaaaggagaagaatGACCAGGAGTATATAGATATATGGGGTGAAGTTTGCAGAATAGTTGAAGATGAATTGGCTGAATCAAATAAGATACATATATGGACCAATAAACAAGGAGATTTAGGtagcataagtgcagattttgaGGCAGAAATTTTTGATAACTTGCTAAATGAGCTTGTGGATCAACTTGCTGGCATCCACTGA